The following are encoded together in the Pelosinus sp. IPA-1 genome:
- a CDS encoding nitrite reductase, protein MTIPFASIPILNKKIKFPVTPHIPGGLTTSAQLRQIAEIADKYEGSLKIVGNTITIIGLNLSDGEKALAELNCQGESFIAKAVRSVAFCPGKPDCPRALQDSSSLGLALDKEFFGQELPGKLRIGVSGCPNCCIEPLVKDIGMYGTAKGYTLAVGGNSGFSAQIATVVAEKVPAEEIPSIIQSILTFYRQHGKAKERLGQLITRIGWEQFINETIPTQYKKKLDL, encoded by the coding sequence ATGACAATTCCATTTGCTAGCATTCCTATTTTGAATAAGAAAATCAAGTTTCCTGTTACACCTCATATTCCTGGCGGGTTAACCACCTCTGCCCAACTTAGGCAAATTGCTGAGATTGCTGATAAGTATGAGGGCTCCTTAAAGATAGTAGGAAATACGATTACGATTATCGGACTTAATTTGAGTGATGGAGAAAAAGCCCTTGCCGAACTGAATTGCCAAGGAGAATCCTTTATTGCGAAGGCAGTACGGTCCGTTGCATTTTGTCCTGGCAAACCCGACTGCCCCAGAGCATTGCAGGATAGCTCTAGCTTAGGACTAGCCCTTGATAAAGAATTCTTTGGGCAAGAGCTGCCAGGTAAACTTCGAATTGGCGTGAGTGGTTGCCCTAATTGCTGTATTGAACCCTTAGTCAAAGATATCGGTATGTATGGAACGGCCAAAGGTTACACCTTAGCCGTAGGCGGCAACTCCGGCTTTTCAGCTCAAATTGCCACAGTCGTCGCAGAAAAAGTTCCTGCTGAAGAAATCCCTAGTATCATACAATCTATACTAACGTTCTATCGACAACACGGAAAAGCCAAAGAACGCCTAGGACAACTCATTACTCGTATTGGTTGGGAGCAATTCATCAATGAAACGATACCTACTCAATATAAGAAGAAACTTGACTTGTGA
- a CDS encoding SemiSWEET transporter, with amino-acid sequence MTLAWCEFFLYIYIVEGVFVLIELIGMLAAVLTTFAFFPQVVKTVKTKSTDDLSWTWLIMMIAGVFFWLVYGVFIESLSLVSANAVTFCSVATLFWVKYSNHRNTEFSKEE; translated from the coding sequence ATTACTCTCGCGTGGTGCGAGTTTTTTTTATATATATATATTGTTGAGGGGGTTTTTGTACTGATTGAACTGATTGGAATGCTAGCAGCAGTTTTAACAACTTTTGCATTTTTTCCTCAAGTAGTGAAAACGGTGAAAACAAAATCAACAGATGACTTATCTTGGACGTGGCTGATTATGATGATTGCTGGAGTGTTTTTCTGGCTAGTTTACGGAGTATTTATTGAAAGCCTTTCTCTGGTTTCTGCGAATGCAGTGACTTTTTGTTCTGTGGCAACCCTTTTTTGGGTAAAGTATAGCAATCACCGCAATACAGAGTTTAGTAAAGAAGAATAG
- a CDS encoding HD domain-containing phosphohydrolase gives MLYNIHPINLFRALSLALELSNGGLSRHHWRTAMISNRIGEAIGMDEWQRQILVYAALLHDLGAAARWEEKARLHQFEVGRDIYEHAEGGYHLLKNSSKLSMLAKPIRHHHDFWDGSSPSGLAGDQIPLISRIINVADRIEILIRDKEYILGQRAGILNAIRNLSGIYFDPDLVKALNDFSKKESFWLELADPNYAQHFFNDINRYGHMRFNIDDILEIAEIFANIIDHTSSFTGAHSRNVAMVSSFLSKVRGYSEEESKAMRIAGLLHDLGKLAVPNEILEKPGQLTSQEFSLIKQHTYYTYRILEQIDGFGTIAEWAAYHHETLDGSGYPFRIKESQLKNGSRIVAVADVFAALTENRPYRPILPPSKVKSIMCSMVDNKKIDGNLVEDLFKHFDCVYDMVQIKI, from the coding sequence ATGTTATATAATATCCACCCAATTAATTTATTCAGAGCCTTATCATTGGCGTTAGAACTGTCAAATGGAGGCTTGTCCCGTCACCACTGGCGGACAGCGATGATTAGTAATCGTATAGGGGAAGCCATAGGGATGGATGAGTGGCAACGACAAATCTTGGTATATGCTGCATTACTTCATGATCTAGGGGCTGCAGCTCGTTGGGAAGAAAAAGCAAGATTGCATCAGTTTGAAGTGGGCAGGGACATTTATGAGCATGCAGAGGGTGGCTATCATCTACTTAAAAATTCCAGTAAGCTTAGTATGCTTGCTAAGCCAATTCGCCATCATCATGACTTTTGGGATGGCTCTAGTCCATCAGGACTAGCGGGTGATCAAATTCCTCTCATCAGTCGTATTATAAACGTAGCCGACCGAATCGAAATATTAATTCGTGATAAAGAATACATTCTTGGGCAAAGAGCAGGCATCTTGAATGCAATACGAAATCTAAGTGGAATTTATTTTGATCCCGACTTAGTAAAGGCACTCAATGATTTTTCAAAAAAAGAAAGCTTTTGGTTAGAATTAGCAGATCCTAATTACGCCCAGCATTTCTTTAATGATATAAATAGGTATGGGCATATGCGTTTTAATATTGATGATATTTTGGAAATTGCTGAGATATTTGCCAATATCATTGATCATACCAGTTCTTTTACGGGTGCCCATTCTCGTAATGTCGCTATGGTGTCCTCGTTTTTGTCCAAGGTTCGAGGTTATAGTGAAGAGGAAAGCAAAGCTATGCGTATTGCTGGTTTGCTTCATGATTTAGGTAAGTTGGCTGTGCCCAATGAAATATTAGAGAAGCCTGGGCAGTTGACAAGTCAGGAGTTTTCTTTGATTAAGCAGCATACCTACTATACCTATCGTATCTTAGAACAAATTGATGGATTTGGTACGATTGCTGAGTGGGCTGCCTATCACCATGAGACACTAGATGGCTCAGGGTATCCCTTCCGGATTAAAGAGTCTCAGCTTAAGAATGGTTCACGAATAGTCGCTGTTGCAGATGTATTTGCAGCCCTTACCGAGAATCGTCCTTATCGCCCAATATTGCCTCCGAGTAAAGTGAAGAGCATTATGTGTAGTATGGTAGATAATAAAAAAATAGATGGTAATCTGGTAGAAGACCTATTTAAACATTTTGACTGTGTTTATGATATGGTACAGATAAAGATTTAG